Proteins encoded in a region of the Moritella marina ATCC 15381 genome:
- a CDS encoding BCCT family transporter produces the protein MDSSLNKNSTLNKYSIETTDYQVGQDNVQKWGFDIHNPVFGISAGLIIFFLSALLLVDPATAKETLNTIKNGILADFDSFFMWSTNFFVFFIAVLIVSPLGKIRIGGKEAKSEHSTISWLAMLFAGGMGIGLLFWGVAEPTAYFTNWWGTPFNVEPLTAEAKSLALAATIYNWGIHGWAIYGIVALALAFFAYNKGLPLSIRSVFYPIIGDRAWGWAGHVVDILAVLATLFGLATSLGLGAQQATSGINHVFGTDGGIGMQLIVIAFVTLIAIFSVIRGIDGGVKVLSNINMVFAFALLIFVLIIGFDVVTVAIPETLIAYGQNFIGLSNPHGRDDTAWMQGWTVFYWAWWISWSPFVGMFIARISKGRTVREFLSAVIFVPTLVTLVWMATFGGIAIDQVVNKVGELGANGLTDLSLSLFHVYDALPYGDVLSILSIILVLIFFITSSDSGSLVIDSITSGGKIDAPVPQRIFWAVVEGTIAGVMLWIGGSEALQALQAGVTITALPFTFVLLLMCVSLIKGLNSERHLYK, from the coding sequence ATGGATAGCTCGTTAAACAAAAATAGTACGTTAAATAAATATAGTATTGAAACAACTGATTACCAAGTCGGTCAAGATAATGTACAAAAGTGGGGGTTCGATATACATAATCCCGTGTTCGGTATCAGTGCCGGCCTTATTATCTTCTTCCTCTCAGCACTTCTTCTCGTCGACCCTGCTACCGCAAAAGAAACATTAAACACGATTAAAAATGGCATTTTAGCTGATTTTGATAGTTTCTTTATGTGGTCAACTAACTTCTTTGTCTTTTTTATTGCCGTATTAATCGTATCGCCGCTTGGTAAGATCCGTATTGGTGGTAAAGAAGCAAAATCTGAACATTCAACGATCTCGTGGTTAGCAATGTTATTTGCTGGTGGTATGGGGATTGGTCTACTGTTCTGGGGTGTTGCAGAACCAACGGCTTATTTCACTAATTGGTGGGGAACCCCATTTAATGTTGAACCGTTAACTGCTGAAGCAAAGTCATTAGCACTTGCAGCAACGATTTATAACTGGGGTATTCACGGTTGGGCTATCTACGGTATCGTAGCACTTGCATTGGCCTTCTTTGCTTATAATAAAGGGCTTCCTCTTTCAATTCGTTCTGTTTTCTATCCGATTATTGGTGATAGAGCTTGGGGCTGGGCTGGTCACGTTGTTGATATCTTAGCCGTACTTGCGACGCTATTTGGTCTTGCGACATCGCTAGGTCTTGGCGCACAGCAAGCAACGAGTGGTATCAATCATGTATTTGGTACTGATGGCGGTATTGGCATGCAGTTGATTGTGATTGCCTTTGTTACGTTAATTGCAATCTTTTCGGTTATCCGTGGTATCGATGGCGGCGTTAAAGTATTGAGTAATATCAATATGGTGTTTGCCTTTGCGTTATTGATCTTTGTACTGATCATTGGCTTTGATGTTGTTACTGTGGCTATTCCTGAAACCTTAATTGCTTATGGCCAAAACTTTATTGGGTTAAGTAACCCACATGGTCGTGATGATACAGCTTGGATGCAGGGGTGGACGGTATTTTACTGGGCTTGGTGGATTTCATGGTCACCATTCGTAGGTATGTTCATTGCGCGTATTTCTAAAGGTCGTACGGTTCGTGAATTCTTGTCTGCCGTTATTTTTGTTCCAACATTAGTGACGCTAGTATGGATGGCAACATTTGGTGGTATTGCAATCGACCAAGTGGTTAATAAAGTGGGTGAGTTGGGTGCTAACGGCTTAACTGATTTATCATTATCTTTATTCCATGTGTACGATGCACTACCGTATGGTGATGTGTTATCAATATTGTCGATTATTTTAGTGTTAATCTTCTTTATTACATCATCAGATTCAGGTTCACTTGTCATCGACAGCATCACGTCTGGCGGTAAGATTGATGCACCTGTACCACAGCGTATATTCTGGGCTGTAGTAGAAGGTACTATTGCTGGTGTTATGTTATGGATTGGTGGTTCTGAAGCACTGCAAGCGTTGCAAGCTGGTGTGACTATCACCGCGCTACCATTTACGTTTGTATTGCTGCTTATGTGTGTGAGCCTTATTAAAGGCTTGAACTCAGAGCGTCATTTATACAAATAA
- a CDS encoding putative quinol monooxygenase produces the protein MKKVILKGFIIVPTADLSAVKKALISHKELTRNEPGCLMFNVTPSEINFNRFDVYEEFINKTAFEQHQARVKSSAWAKATANVQRHYEIFE, from the coding sequence ATGAAAAAAGTTATTCTAAAAGGATTTATTATAGTCCCAACAGCGGACCTGTCTGCAGTGAAGAAAGCACTTATCAGTCATAAAGAACTGACGCGCAATGAACCGGGCTGCTTGATGTTTAACGTCACGCCATCTGAAATTAACTTTAACCGTTTCGATGTATACGAAGAATTCATTAATAAAACGGCTTTTGAGCAACACCAAGCCAGGGTCAAAAGTTCAGCCTGGGCTAAAGCAACAGCCAATGTACAACGGCATTATGAAATTTTTGAGTAG
- a CDS encoding LysE family translocator, translating into MSFESAVTFFIAIFIFGITPGPGVFAILARAMVEGPKKCIMLAMGMIGSDVIYLILACFGLATIAENWSEVFTAIRYIGAAYLIYLGYKMIKALPQIKSDIQAEAVQVETKAQQEGSMLASFTQGFLISASNPKVILFYI; encoded by the coding sequence ATGTCCTTTGAGTCTGCAGTTACATTTTTTATCGCGATATTTATTTTTGGTATTACCCCTGGGCCTGGTGTATTTGCCATTTTGGCTCGTGCGATGGTTGAAGGTCCTAAAAAATGTATCATGCTGGCAATGGGCATGATAGGTAGTGATGTGATTTATTTAATTTTAGCGTGTTTTGGTCTGGCAACGATAGCTGAAAATTGGTCTGAAGTATTTACTGCTATTCGTTATATCGGTGCTGCTTACCTTATTTATCTCGGTTATAAAATGATTAAAGCTTTGCCGCAGATTAAGAGTGATATTCAAGCTGAAGCTGTTCAAGTCGAAACTAAAGCACAGCAAGAAGGTAGTATGTTGGCGAGTTTTACTCAGGGCTTTTTAATTTCAGCATCGAATCCAAAAGTGATCCTATTTTATATTTAG
- a CDS encoding alkene reductase — protein sequence MSKLFQNATLKQLNLKNRVVMAPMTRARTSQPGNIPNELMTTYYKQRANAGLIISEATQISDDSQGYSFTPGVYTDAHVKGWQPITRAIHEQGAAMFCQLWHVGRVSHPTFQHGELPIAPSALAPVETKVWISDDQGNGNMVDCIQPREMTQADITRVIKDFAYSAKRAVEAGFDGVEIHGGNGYLIDQFLRTNSNKRADKYGGTNSNRIRFLLEVVDAVIAAIGADKVGVRLAPFITFKDMNCPDIVPTILEASEELQARDIAYMHLSEADWDDAPVIPESFRIELRNLFTNTIIVAGSYTQERAEEILTKGYADLVAFGRPFVSNPDLVERLKHNYALADLDGATLFGGDGAGYIDYPTHA from the coding sequence ATGAGTAAATTATTCCAGAACGCCACACTAAAACAATTAAACTTAAAAAATCGCGTGGTAATGGCACCAATGACCCGAGCGCGTACTAGTCAACCCGGCAATATACCCAATGAATTAATGACGACTTATTACAAGCAACGCGCCAACGCCGGATTAATCATTTCTGAAGCCACACAAATTTCTGATGATTCACAAGGTTATTCATTCACACCGGGCGTTTATACCGATGCACACGTTAAAGGCTGGCAACCGATCACCCGCGCTATCCATGAACAAGGGGCTGCCATGTTTTGTCAGTTATGGCATGTAGGCCGCGTTTCTCATCCAACATTTCAACATGGTGAACTACCTATCGCACCGTCAGCACTTGCGCCTGTAGAAACTAAAGTTTGGATCTCTGATGACCAAGGTAATGGCAACATGGTGGATTGCATTCAACCTCGCGAGATGACGCAAGCAGACATAACACGCGTAATTAAAGACTTTGCTTACTCAGCTAAGCGTGCTGTAGAAGCTGGTTTTGATGGTGTCGAGATCCACGGTGGTAATGGTTATCTTATCGACCAATTCCTTCGCACAAATTCTAACAAACGAGCAGACAAATATGGCGGCACAAATAGTAATCGCATCCGTTTTCTATTAGAAGTTGTCGATGCTGTGATTGCAGCAATTGGCGCTGATAAAGTCGGTGTACGTCTTGCACCATTCATCACATTTAAAGACATGAACTGCCCAGATATTGTACCTACAATTCTAGAAGCATCAGAAGAACTACAAGCACGTGACATCGCTTACATGCATTTATCAGAAGCGGATTGGGATGATGCACCTGTAATACCTGAAAGCTTCCGTATTGAACTACGAAACCTGTTCACGAATACCATCATTGTCGCGGGCAGTTATACGCAAGAACGTGCCGAAGAAATATTAACGAAAGGTTATGCGGATTTAGTCGCTTTCGGTCGTCCATTCGTATCAAACCCCGATTTAGTTGAACGTTTAAAGCACAATTACGCACTAGCAGATCTTGACGGTGCTACACTGTTTGGCGGTGATGGAGCTGGTTATATTGACTACCCAACTCATGCTTAA
- a CDS encoding MFS transporter codes for MMIEKETMPFQVWILTLAAFAIGTAEFVIAGILPQIAISLSITEGQAGYLISAYALAIVIGGPILTIYLARFNKKAVLTGLMLLFILGNILSALAPTYELLLVSRVIAGLVQGPFYGIGAVVATNLVSEKMAGRAVGQMFAGLTLANVLGVPAGTWISLQFGWQNTFLTVAAFGAVAMVFILMSIKSTGHGEAKNIKAQLMAFKNPMLLLSLAIMAFAWSGFMTLYGYIAPIAMHITGYGEDAVTWILVIVGLGLIIGNTIGSRSADKNLNKASLFWAVAMILSLVLVGLVIDNKILFVIAAFIFGIASFANVPAMQLRVMNHGGEGQELAATANISAFNLANAFGGILGGIVLDSSMGASMIPYAAIIVPMIGLLFIVKANKSPLNG; via the coding sequence ATGATGATCGAAAAAGAAACAATGCCTTTCCAAGTTTGGATACTAACACTTGCCGCATTTGCGATTGGCACCGCCGAGTTTGTTATCGCCGGTATTCTGCCGCAAATAGCTATATCGCTGTCTATTACAGAAGGTCAGGCTGGTTACTTAATCAGTGCCTATGCGTTAGCCATCGTCATTGGCGGTCCGATTTTAACGATATATTTAGCCCGTTTTAATAAAAAAGCGGTACTGACGGGTTTAATGCTGCTGTTTATTCTCGGTAATATACTATCCGCTTTAGCACCAACCTACGAATTATTATTAGTTAGCCGTGTCATTGCGGGACTAGTACAAGGCCCATTTTATGGCATTGGCGCGGTTGTCGCGACGAATCTGGTATCAGAAAAAATGGCTGGTCGTGCCGTCGGTCAAATGTTCGCAGGTCTAACCTTGGCCAATGTACTCGGTGTACCTGCTGGTACTTGGATCAGCCTACAGTTCGGCTGGCAAAACACGTTTCTGACCGTTGCTGCATTCGGTGCAGTGGCCATGGTTTTCATTCTCATGTCAATCAAATCAACGGGTCATGGCGAAGCTAAGAATATTAAAGCCCAGCTTATGGCATTCAAAAATCCGATGTTATTACTGAGTCTAGCAATCATGGCTTTTGCATGGTCTGGTTTCATGACGCTATATGGATATATTGCGCCTATCGCGATGCACATCACTGGTTATGGCGAAGATGCGGTGACTTGGATCTTAGTGATTGTCGGTCTTGGTCTCATCATAGGTAACACCATAGGTAGCCGTTCAGCAGACAAAAACCTCAACAAAGCATCATTATTCTGGGCTGTGGCCATGATCCTTTCCTTAGTATTGGTCGGTCTAGTTATTGATAACAAAATTCTTTTTGTCATCGCCGCATTTATCTTCGGCATCGCATCGTTTGCCAATGTACCTGCAATGCAACTTCGAGTCATGAATCACGGTGGCGAAGGTCAAGAATTAGCGGCCACAGCAAATATCTCGGCATTCAATTTGGCCAACGCATTCGGCGGCATCCTTGGCGGTATCGTACTTGATAGCAGTATGGGCGCGAGCATGATCCCTTACGCTGCCATCATCGTCCCCATGATTGGCTTACTGTTCATCGTGAAAGCAAACAAATCCCCATTAAACGGCTAA
- a CDS encoding LysR family transcriptional regulator — MDKFSDMAMFVSIVKHQGLAAAGRDMGLSPATMTARLQALEERYAVKLLNRTTRHIALTDAGELYYQAAMEIIASVNETENRLQNVVEQVKGSLKISAPKDIGKQYILPILSEFSKRYPDVVPYLYLNDRISNIAESGIDIVIRYGELADSSLISRPLSSSWRVLCASPEYLAKRGVPLTPEALVEHDCLVMLRGNEELKTWHFQQQEHKTTMTVAAKRLSDDGEVIRQWALAGAGIALKSIVDVQDDINSGRLVTVLDGYMKNFNTSRSVSSADLNVIYTSKQYQPKRIRLFLDFLFERFNDMTQQ; from the coding sequence ATGGATAAATTTTCTGATATGGCCATGTTTGTTAGTATTGTGAAACATCAAGGTTTGGCCGCAGCTGGGCGTGACATGGGGCTCTCTCCCGCGACAATGACCGCAAGACTACAAGCATTAGAAGAAAGATATGCGGTGAAGTTATTGAATCGAACAACGCGGCATATTGCATTAACGGATGCTGGCGAGCTTTATTATCAGGCGGCGATGGAAATAATAGCCAGTGTCAATGAGACTGAGAACCGCTTACAAAATGTGGTTGAACAAGTGAAAGGTTCGCTCAAAATCTCGGCGCCAAAGGATATAGGTAAGCAATATATTTTGCCGATATTATCTGAGTTCTCTAAACGCTACCCTGATGTCGTGCCTTATTTATACCTCAATGATCGGATATCAAATATTGCTGAATCGGGGATTGATATCGTTATTCGTTATGGTGAACTGGCTGATAGTAGTCTTATATCAAGGCCGTTATCATCAAGTTGGCGAGTATTGTGCGCATCACCGGAATATTTAGCCAAGCGTGGTGTGCCGCTAACACCAGAAGCGTTAGTTGAGCATGATTGCTTGGTGATGTTGCGTGGTAACGAAGAGTTAAAGACTTGGCATTTCCAACAGCAAGAACATAAAACCACCATGACAGTGGCAGCAAAACGACTTTCTGATGATGGTGAAGTTATTAGGCAGTGGGCATTAGCTGGGGCTGGGATAGCACTAAAATCAATTGTGGATGTGCAAGACGATATTAATAGTGGGCGCCTTGTTACTGTGCTTGATGGTTATATGAAGAATTTTAATACCTCAAGGTCGGTATCAAGTGCTGATTTAAATGTGATTTATACCAGCAAGCAGTATCAGCCCAAACGCATTCGCTTGTTTCTGGATTTTTTGTTTGAGAGATTCAACGATATGACTCAACAATAA
- a CDS encoding nitrate reductase, producing MQKLKQQPKWVKTTCPYCGTGCGVEAQVNQDNSVTIRGDESHPTNLGNLCSKGLTLADTLVPEGRLSECYIRGQAQSMETTLSYVASSFNKVIAEHGPDAVAFYVSGQLLTEDYYIANKLMKGFIGSSNIDSNSRLCMSSAVVAHKRAFGEDAVPACYGDIEAAEHICLVGSNLAWCHPILFRRIKQAKMANPNLKITVIDPRRTDTCDITDLHLAIRPGTDVALYNGLLEFLDQENACDLTYIAEHTEGFEEALKSAYQSTPSWEELAAFCNLELDTMLAFFRRFTDIDKTLTLFSQGVNQSTSGTNKVNAIINCHLATGRVGKPGASPFSVTGQPNAMGGREVGGLASMLAAHMDFTPESHALVSEFWHTDKLATKNGAKAIDMFDQVHQGKIKAIWIMGTNPVVSLPDSDKIQQALLNCPLVVVSDCIAKSDTIACADVLLPAQGWGEKTGTVTNSERCISRQRGFLPSVGEAKADWWLLAEVAKRMGFTKDFSFESEADVFAEYAQMTGFKQDALPRGLDIAVLADQDYDQHKPMQWPIKGNKSQARLFTDGHFSTPSGKANFIALYHKSAASSVCQDYPMILNTGRNRDQWHSMSRTGLATKLNGHMPEPLLSINPQDLTERGITDGSLVAVESLQGKLLVRAHATVSQNPGELFLPIHWSRQNASAGAISSLVAGHTDPLSGQPENKYTPVSVSAWSHASRAALWSQRRLQVAKILPMVDYWIERRLEQGFLYYLASVAEPAEFFQQLKLALHNSYMTKQVDYENVAEQKYRFAMSFQENLDISLMVTPASDVDDDSWLASLTLLMPDVGLRATLKGEAKTPPSRMVCACHQVTEYDIIEAVKAGADTVAAVGGCSKAGTGCGSCIPEIKRVMASCNIEVSLVD from the coding sequence ATGCAGAAATTAAAGCAGCAACCCAAGTGGGTTAAAACAACATGTCCTTATTGTGGTACCGGTTGTGGTGTCGAAGCGCAAGTAAACCAAGACAATTCAGTGACGATCCGTGGTGATGAATCACACCCGACCAATTTAGGTAATCTTTGCTCAAAAGGATTAACGCTAGCCGATACCTTAGTCCCAGAAGGACGTCTTAGCGAATGTTATATTCGTGGCCAAGCGCAGAGTATGGAAACCACCTTAAGCTATGTCGCTTCTTCATTTAATAAAGTCATCGCTGAACATGGCCCGGACGCCGTTGCCTTTTATGTATCAGGGCAGTTACTTACCGAAGACTATTATATTGCTAATAAATTGATGAAAGGGTTTATTGGCAGCAGTAATATCGACTCGAACTCACGCTTGTGTATGTCTTCTGCCGTTGTTGCGCATAAGCGTGCCTTTGGTGAAGATGCAGTTCCCGCTTGCTATGGTGATATTGAAGCTGCCGAGCATATCTGTTTAGTCGGTTCGAATTTAGCTTGGTGTCATCCTATTTTATTCCGCCGTATTAAACAGGCGAAAATGGCCAACCCGAATTTAAAAATTACCGTGATTGATCCACGTCGAACTGATACCTGTGATATTACCGATCTACATTTAGCCATTCGCCCGGGTACGGATGTGGCGCTGTATAATGGACTGTTGGAGTTTCTGGACCAAGAAAATGCTTGTGATCTTACCTATATTGCCGAGCATACGGAAGGATTTGAAGAGGCACTCAAATCAGCTTACCAATCAACACCAAGTTGGGAGGAGTTAGCCGCATTTTGTAACCTTGAACTCGATACCATGTTGGCTTTTTTCCGTCGTTTTACCGATATCGATAAGACCCTCACCTTATTTAGCCAAGGGGTAAACCAGTCAACCAGTGGCACCAACAAAGTAAACGCGATAATTAACTGTCACTTAGCCACAGGCCGTGTGGGTAAACCGGGGGCAAGTCCATTTTCTGTGACCGGTCAACCAAATGCCATGGGGGGCCGCGAAGTGGGTGGTCTTGCAAGCATGCTAGCGGCGCACATGGACTTTACGCCTGAGAGTCATGCTCTGGTGAGTGAGTTCTGGCATACCGATAAATTGGCCACAAAAAACGGTGCTAAAGCGATCGACATGTTTGATCAAGTGCATCAAGGTAAGATTAAAGCGATTTGGATCATGGGCACGAATCCGGTGGTGAGTTTGCCAGATTCAGACAAAATACAGCAAGCGTTATTAAATTGTCCGCTGGTGGTGGTGTCTGACTGCATTGCCAAGTCAGATACCATTGCGTGCGCTGATGTACTACTACCAGCTCAAGGCTGGGGGGAAAAAACCGGTACAGTAACCAATTCAGAACGTTGTATATCACGTCAACGTGGTTTTCTACCGAGTGTTGGTGAGGCAAAAGCGGATTGGTGGTTATTAGCAGAAGTCGCCAAACGCATGGGCTTTACCAAAGACTTTAGTTTTGAGTCAGAGGCTGATGTGTTTGCTGAATATGCACAAATGACTGGCTTTAAACAAGATGCTTTGCCAAGGGGTTTAGATATTGCGGTATTGGCTGATCAAGATTATGACCAGCATAAACCGATGCAGTGGCCGATAAAAGGCAACAAGTCACAAGCGCGATTATTCACCGATGGGCATTTTTCGACGCCGTCAGGTAAAGCTAACTTTATTGCGCTTTACCACAAATCAGCAGCAAGTTCAGTCTGCCAAGATTATCCGATGATCTTAAATACCGGTCGTAATCGAGATCAGTGGCATAGTATGAGTCGTACTGGTTTAGCCACCAAGCTTAATGGCCATATGCCTGAGCCGTTATTGTCGATTAACCCGCAAGACTTAACAGAACGTGGGATTACCGATGGCAGCTTGGTTGCAGTTGAAAGTTTACAAGGTAAGTTATTAGTACGTGCGCATGCGACTGTGAGTCAAAACCCAGGTGAGTTATTTTTACCTATTCACTGGAGTCGTCAAAATGCCAGTGCCGGGGCTATATCCAGCTTAGTCGCAGGGCATACAGATCCATTATCGGGGCAGCCAGAAAACAAATATACGCCAGTGAGTGTCAGTGCATGGTCACATGCATCGCGTGCAGCACTATGGAGTCAACGTCGTCTGCAAGTGGCTAAAATATTGCCTATGGTGGATTACTGGATTGAGCGTCGTTTAGAACAGGGGTTTTTATATTATCTTGCCAGTGTTGCAGAGCCAGCTGAATTCTTCCAACAATTAAAACTCGCTCTACATAACAGCTATATGACTAAGCAAGTTGATTACGAGAATGTGGCAGAGCAGAAATACCGTTTTGCCATGAGTTTTCAAGAAAACCTTGATATTAGTTTAATGGTGACGCCTGCTAGCGATGTGGATGATGATTCTTGGTTAGCTAGTTTAACCTTGTTAATGCCTGATGTTGGTTTACGTGCCACGTTAAAAGGCGAAGCGAAAACACCGCCAAGTCGTATGGTATGTGCTTGTCATCAAGTGACAGAATACGACATTATTGAAGCTGTGAAAGCAGGTGCTGATACGGTGGCTGCTGTGGGTGGCTGCAGTAAAGCGGGTACTGGGTGTGGCTCTTGTATACCTGAAATCAAGCGAGTCATGGCAAGTTGTAACATTGAAGTTTCGTTAGTGGATTAA
- the trhA gene encoding PAQR family membrane homeostasis protein TrhA encodes MSQSATAITSPTAIIATADTVTAPYSVKEEAANTWSHLLGALLSIAALIALLIPSIAQADPWRIASFSIYGISMFLLFFASSAYHYATNPAIKAKLKTLDHCAIFLLIAGTYTPLLLIELRGTLGWSIFAIVWSMAIFGIIAKLYWAERFKKISLFFYLIMGWLIVFAGDELLGKLDTGALYWLFAGGLAYSIGAIFYANKRIPYNHAIWHIFVLLGSACHFVTIYLYVLPANH; translated from the coding sequence ATGTCACAAAGTGCTACAGCGATAACAAGTCCGACAGCGATAATCGCAACGGCAGATACAGTTACCGCACCCTATAGTGTAAAAGAAGAAGCAGCAAACACCTGGTCGCATCTCCTTGGTGCCTTACTCAGTATTGCCGCCCTAATCGCACTATTAATACCGTCAATCGCACAAGCTGACCCTTGGCGCATTGCCAGCTTTAGTATTTATGGCATTTCGATGTTTTTATTGTTTTTTGCCTCAAGCGCTTATCATTACGCCACGAATCCGGCGATAAAAGCGAAATTAAAAACACTCGACCACTGTGCCATTTTCTTGCTGATAGCAGGGACTTATACGCCATTACTCTTGATTGAACTACGCGGTACGCTCGGTTGGAGTATCTTTGCAATTGTCTGGTCAATGGCAATCTTTGGCATTATCGCCAAGCTCTATTGGGCTGAACGCTTTAAAAAAATATCGTTATTTTTCTACCTTATTATGGGCTGGTTAATTGTCTTTGCAGGCGATGAGTTATTAGGTAAGTTAGATACTGGCGCGCTGTACTGGTTGTTTGCCGGCGGGCTTGCTTATTCAATTGGCGCCATTTTCTATGCCAATAAGCGTATCCCGTATAACCACGCTATCTGGCATATCTTCGTATTACTCGGTAGTGCTTGTCATTTTGTCACTATTTACCTTTATGTTCTGCCAGCTAATCACTAA
- a CDS encoding elongation factor P hydroxylase produces MQDDLKDLSANNLLVSNSSVNDELQHQYQDLIAVFNHTFAREFNTQLVKGDDEPIYMPAHTDFEQYVSCEHHRIIFAHGFFASGLHEISHWLVAGLARHQLVDFGYWYIADGRNAQQQAEFEKVEIVPQAIEWIICVATGFQFRVSADNLADIVIDRLAFQHKIHDQVRLYLENGLSARTQALVTALQVFYNTKPLVLEDFDYRGMYEREAV; encoded by the coding sequence ATGCAAGACGATTTAAAAGACTTATCAGCAAACAATTTATTAGTAAGCAACTCCTCAGTAAACGATGAGCTGCAGCATCAATATCAAGATTTAATTGCTGTTTTTAACCATACGTTTGCACGCGAATTTAATACCCAATTAGTCAAAGGTGATGATGAGCCGATTTACATGCCGGCGCATACTGACTTTGAACAATATGTTAGTTGTGAGCATCACCGTATTATTTTTGCCCATGGTTTTTTTGCCAGTGGTCTGCATGAAATTTCACATTGGTTAGTCGCGGGATTAGCGCGTCATCAATTAGTAGATTTTGGTTATTGGTATATTGCTGACGGGCGTAATGCGCAGCAGCAAGCAGAGTTTGAAAAAGTCGAGATTGTACCGCAGGCGATTGAATGGATTATTTGTGTTGCCACGGGATTTCAATTTCGCGTTAGTGCCGACAATTTAGCTGATATTGTGATTGACCGATTGGCTTTTCAACACAAGATCCACGATCAAGTACGTTTATATTTAGAAAACGGTTTATCAGCGAGAACGCAAGCGTTAGTGACAGCACTACAAGTATTTTATAATACTAAGCCGTTGGTATTAGAAGATTTTGATTATCGAGGTATGTATGAACGTGAAGCCGTTTAA
- a CDS encoding ATP-NAD kinase family protein gives MNVKPFKLEIIINPVAGVGGSVALKGSDNVAQQALSLGAIPQANNRMLQALGQFADLAPRFSIVTAGGEMGERCSLELGLNVTVVYRPANDSTTEQDTYAAVEALLAQDIDLLLFAGGDGTARNICATINDVVPVLGVPAGCKIHSGVYGVTPKAAGCVVRRLILGELVTLADADVMDIDEVAFRQGTVKAKRYGEMMVPSDLRYVQSVKMGGIESDELVLTDIAADVMADMEDEYYIMGSGSTVAFAMAELGLDNTLLGVDVVHQHELIAADQTAAQLIALTQDKPCKLVITLIGGQGHIFGRGNQQLSPQLIKQIGKENIIVLATKTKLSALAGRPLIVDTGDVELDQALSGFIRVTTGYRDYIMYRVANPEYED, from the coding sequence ATGAACGTGAAGCCGTTTAAGCTGGAGATTATTATTAACCCCGTTGCAGGTGTTGGTGGTAGTGTCGCGTTAAAAGGCAGTGATAATGTCGCTCAGCAAGCGCTTAGTTTAGGTGCTATACCGCAAGCCAATAATCGCATGTTACAAGCATTAGGTCAGTTTGCAGATCTTGCGCCGCGTTTCAGCATTGTAACTGCGGGTGGAGAAATGGGTGAGCGTTGCAGTTTAGAATTAGGCCTTAATGTGACGGTGGTGTATCGACCAGCGAATGACTCGACCACAGAGCAAGATACTTATGCTGCGGTTGAAGCATTATTAGCCCAAGATATAGATTTGTTATTGTTTGCTGGTGGTGATGGTACTGCGCGTAATATTTGTGCGACGATCAATGATGTCGTGCCAGTATTAGGCGTACCAGCAGGCTGCAAGATCCATTCAGGTGTTTATGGTGTCACGCCAAAAGCCGCTGGTTGTGTGGTTCGTCGGTTGATTTTAGGCGAACTGGTTACCTTAGCTGATGCTGATGTGATGGATATTGATGAAGTTGCATTTCGTCAAGGTACTGTAAAAGCGAAGCGTTATGGCGAAATGATGGTGCCGAGCGATTTACGTTATGTACAAAGCGTAAAAATGGGCGGTATTGAATCAGATGAGTTAGTACTTACAGATATAGCTGCTGATGTCATGGCAGATATGGAAGATGAATATTATATTATGGGGTCTGGGTCGACAGTGGCATTTGCCATGGCCGAATTAGGACTCGATAATACCTTATTAGGTGTTGATGTTGTCCATCAGCATGAATTGATTGCTGCAGACCAAACGGCAGCGCAATTAATCGCGTTGACACAAGATAAGCCGTGTAAATTAGTGATCACCTTAATCGGTGGTCAGGGGCATATTTTTGGTCGTGGTAATCAACAACTGTCGCCGCAGTTGATTAAACAAATCGGTAAAGAAAATATTATTGTGTTGGCAACCAAAACGAAGTTGTCGGCATTAGCAGGACGTCCCTTAATCGTAGACACGGGGGATGTTGAATTAGACCAAGCATTATCAGGTTTTATTCGAGTAACCACAGGTTATCGTGATTACATCATGTATCGTGTCGCCAACCCAGAATATGAGGATTAA